One region of uncultured Methanolobus sp. genomic DNA includes:
- a CDS encoding carboxypeptidase-like regulatory domain-containing protein produces MNNKNKITILLSVFVVVILTASIPICAAKEVNVLVASTYSTDSDNESVKGIYEFADVPDGEYNLTAVKNMSEIASGMKFWMAGSKVTIVNGQPVAGENIPLVTENNTVWAEAMRNLINSSTLGSLTGNASISGTTVSYMGHNDTGWTSIRGCDVGLWQIMDLQDGIIDITTSDSEGNYNFSDVPDGYYELTSAKYLSAMGGTWEYGTSNVTITDGQVVTENILMSFVDDNETIAKAQNVTATSDYILTPIVGNGSISGKIQMNGMSGDLDNISGATVILCEMETPDDWNPWNDLDSAGGDHITVTEFFEAYVCYRDDTPAPETNATINVTRFFELFMAYRDDTPM; encoded by the coding sequence ATGAATAACAAAAATAAAATCACAATTCTTCTCAGTGTATTTGTGGTAGTTATACTAACTGCAAGTATACCTATATGTGCAGCCAAGGAAGTGAACGTTCTGGTGGCAAGTACATACAGCACAGACAGCGATAATGAAAGCGTCAAAGGTATCTATGAATTTGCTGATGTCCCGGACGGTGAGTATAACCTGACCGCCGTAAAAAACATGAGTGAAATAGCCTCAGGAATGAAATTCTGGATGGCAGGCAGCAAAGTTACTATAGTAAACGGACAGCCAGTAGCTGGAGAGAACATTCCCCTTGTAACAGAGAACAATACGGTATGGGCAGAAGCCATGCGGAACTTAATCAACAGTTCCACCCTGGGCTCTCTTACAGGCAACGCCAGCATATCTGGAACAACCGTGTCGTACATGGGACATAATGATACTGGTTGGACGTCCATACGTGGTTGTGACGTAGGACTATGGCAGATTATGGATCTGCAGGATGGAATTATAGATATCACTACATCAGATTCAGAAGGAAACTATAATTTCTCCGATGTTCCAGATGGCTATTATGAACTGACGTCCGCAAAGTATCTGTCTGCTATGGGAGGTACATGGGAGTATGGCACATCCAATGTCACTATTACAGATGGACAGGTTGTTACGGAAAACATACTTATGAGTTTTGTAGACGATAACGAAACTATTGCAAAGGCCCAGAATGTGACTGCTACTTCCGATTACATCCTAACCCCCATTGTAGGCAACGGCAGCATATCAGGAAAAATACAAATGAATGGAATGAGTGGCGATCTTGATAATATCTCTGGTGCCACAGTAATATTGTGTGAGATGGAAACACCGGATGACTGGAATCCCTGGAACGATCTGGATTCTGCCGGAGGGGACCATATCACAGTAACAGAGTTTTTTGAAGCCTATGTTTGCTATCGTGATGACACTCCTGCCCCGGAAACGAATGCTACCATTAATGTCACACGGTTCTTTGAACTATTCATGGCATATAGAGACGACACTCCAATGTAA
- a CDS encoding lectin like domain-containing protein has translation MISISRRLLFGTALAIFLIATINGAMALTIAVNNSEVVDHSAIEGIDNVSTQQREKNFQSETYNENTDTAETLNATGTLAPLNPGFIEYQEKINNLKMSYGTHGLGYMPSPVNLSHIEEEENNIKESNVGGYNMYSTSMETYPSAYDLRAMGKVTPVRDQGSAGSCWAFATFASLESCLLPCETYDFSENNMKNLLNNWEGSPYQDRFDSWEGGDAWMSAAYLARWSGPINESDDPYSSTYEESPAGLSEQKHIQEVLRLTNMNAIKDAIMNRGVVQTSFYWKSQYYNATDYSYYCPTSGSNHAVAIVGWDDDFTSPDFPEKGAYIIKNSWGNDWGDGGYFYLSYHDANAGDEATVFITEETDNYDNIYQYDPLGWASSFGYGTTTWGANVFTSEAAEALTAVSFYTTSSDTQYIIYIYLEPTSESPINSSGAVAVKSGTCSEAGYHTVPLDAEVLVDSGQVFSVVIEFTTPSYENPLAIEKPIYLYSTKATANSGESYVSADGSSWIDLTDLYDNTNVCIKAFTSLSISTVDASGGADYSSIQAAVSNSTEGCTIFVYPGTYNENVDVDKQLNIVSTGGSAITKVTAAFSNDHVFNVTVDGVVVSGFNISGATDSSKAGICLYNTYNTLLSNNIVSENNYGIYLHSSGNNVIYNNHVNNPVNIYFNGTSTGNIWNTTKTAGVNVAGGPYIGGNFWHKPDGTGFSQVAEDADGDGICDSVYDLLTDNIDHLPLITPDTIFPVINSITLNNSTPYRGDPILITVNTTDNLGVERVTANGFPLTFQGNNTWDGTITAQKGIHSVNVAAMDATTNIVRDNTTTYTATTLPLNVDASGGADYITIQDAVNASIPEDTIIVYPGTYNENVVVDKQLDIISTDGAAFTSVTAASSDDHVFEITSDRATINGFNVSGATGSLRAGIYLISSNNSMLRNNTLSGNSYGIYLSSSSNNILANNNVLENSWDGTYLVSSGNNTLADNTASNNGWNGIYLASSSNNTLINNTASGNSRNGIYLSFFSNNNAAFSNIVSHNTAQGIRLSSSGSNLIYNNFFNNSINALIDGACNDNVWNSTKVPEINIAGGSYLGGNCWANPDNTGFSQTNIDEDEDGICESINELNADNADYLPLVLPDWNPWNDLDSAGGDHITVTEFFEAYICYRDSTPAPYTDAEISVTRFFELFIAYRNDAST, from the coding sequence ATGATATCCATATCAAGACGCCTGCTTTTTGGTACAGCGCTTGCTATCTTCCTGATAGCAACAATTAATGGGGCAATGGCATTAACAATTGCTGTGAATAACAGTGAAGTTGTCGATCATTCAGCAATAGAGGGCATTGATAACGTTTCCACACAGCAGAGAGAGAAAAACTTCCAATCGGAAACATATAATGAAAATACAGACACAGCGGAAACTCTAAATGCAACAGGGACACTTGCTCCGTTGAACCCCGGGTTTATAGAATATCAGGAGAAAATAAATAATCTCAAGATGAGTTACGGTACTCATGGATTGGGCTACATGCCATCCCCTGTGAACCTGTCACATATAGAGGAAGAGGAAAACAACATTAAGGAAAGTAATGTTGGGGGGTATAATATGTATTCCACATCTATGGAAACCTATCCATCAGCATATGACCTCCGGGCAATGGGAAAAGTAACACCTGTACGAGATCAGGGAAGTGCAGGTTCCTGTTGGGCATTTGCAACATTTGCATCCCTTGAATCCTGTCTCCTTCCCTGTGAAACATATGATTTTTCCGAGAACAATATGAAAAACCTTCTTAATAACTGGGAAGGCAGTCCATATCAGGATAGATTCGATTCCTGGGAAGGTGGAGATGCATGGATGTCGGCGGCCTACCTTGCACGCTGGAGTGGGCCAATCAACGAATCTGACGACCCCTACAGCTCAACGTATGAAGAATCACCTGCAGGACTTTCTGAACAAAAACATATACAGGAAGTTTTGCGACTGACAAATATGAATGCTATCAAAGATGCAATAATGAACAGAGGGGTAGTCCAGACATCATTTTACTGGAAATCACAGTACTATAACGCCACAGACTATTCCTATTATTGCCCCACATCCGGAAGCAACCATGCAGTAGCCATTGTTGGTTGGGATGATGATTTCACATCCCCGGACTTCCCGGAAAAAGGTGCATATATAATCAAGAACAGCTGGGGAAATGACTGGGGGGACGGAGGATATTTTTACCTGTCTTACCATGATGCAAATGCAGGTGATGAAGCAACAGTATTTATTACCGAAGAAACTGACAATTATGATAATATATACCAGTATGATCCATTAGGATGGGCAAGCAGCTTCGGGTATGGAACCACGACATGGGGAGCCAATGTATTTACCTCTGAGGCTGCTGAGGCATTGACAGCTGTTAGTTTTTATACAACAAGCAGTGACACTCAGTACATAATTTACATTTATCTGGAACCTACATCAGAAAGTCCCATCAACAGTTCCGGTGCAGTAGCAGTAAAGAGTGGCACTTGCTCTGAAGCAGGATACCACACCGTCCCACTTGATGCAGAGGTTCTGGTAGATTCGGGTCAGGTTTTCTCAGTGGTTATCGAGTTCACAACACCCAGCTACGAAAATCCGCTTGCTATAGAGAAGCCAATATATCTGTACAGTACCAAAGCAACTGCAAATTCCGGCGAAAGTTACGTCAGTGCTGATGGTAGCAGTTGGATTGATCTGACGGATTTGTATGATAACACAAATGTGTGTATAAAGGCATTTACATCATTATCCATCAGCACAGTAGATGCCAGTGGTGGAGCTGACTATTCCAGCATTCAGGCAGCAGTCAGCAACTCTACCGAAGGCTGTACGATCTTTGTATACCCCGGCACATACAATGAAAATGTGGATGTTGACAAGCAACTGAACATCGTATCAACTGGTGGTAGTGCCATCACGAAGGTAACTGCTGCGTTCTCCAATGATCATGTTTTCAATGTCACGGTTGACGGTGTAGTCGTCAGCGGATTCAATATAAGTGGTGCTACGGACTCCTCTAAAGCAGGTATCTGCCTGTATAATACCTATAACACCCTGTTGAGCAATAACATTGTATCGGAGAACAATTATGGAATATACCTCCATTCATCCGGTAACAATGTTATTTACAATAACCATGTCAACAACCCGGTAAATATTTACTTCAATGGGACGAGCACAGGTAATATCTGGAACACCACAAAGACCGCAGGTGTAAATGTCGCAGGTGGTCCTTATATCGGAGGAAATTTCTGGCACAAACCGGATGGTACGGGTTTCAGTCAGGTAGCAGAAGATGCTGATGGTGACGGGATCTGTGATTCAGTGTATGATCTCTTAACGGATAACATCGACCACCTGCCCCTGATTACGCCGGACACCATTTTTCCTGTAATCAATAGCATAACACTGAATAACAGCACACCCTATCGAGGCGATCCCATACTCATCACCGTGAACACTACTGATAACCTGGGAGTAGAAAGGGTTACTGCCAATGGTTTTCCTCTTACATTCCAGGGAAATAACACATGGGACGGTACTATTACAGCTCAGAAAGGTATCCATTCAGTTAATGTAGCTGCAATGGATGCTACAACTAATATTGTACGGGATAATACTACAACATACACTGCAACCACACTACCTCTCAATGTGGATGCCAGCGGCGGAGCAGATTATATTACCATTCAGGATGCGGTTAATGCTTCTATTCCGGAAGACACCATCATTGTGTACCCAGGTACGTACAATGAGAACGTGGTCGTAGACAAGCAACTGGACATAATATCAACTGATGGTGCTGCTTTCACAAGTGTCACTGCTGCCTCCTCCGATGATCATGTCTTTGAAATCACATCTGATCGGGCGACCATTAACGGATTTAATGTAAGCGGTGCCACAGGCAGTCTCAGAGCAGGCATTTATCTGATTTCTTCCAACAACAGTATGCTGAGAAACAACACATTATCAGGCAACAGTTATGGTATCTATCTGAGTTCTTCCAGCAATAATATACTGGCAAATAACAATGTATTAGAGAACAGTTGGGATGGCACTTATCTGGTTTCTTCCGGAAATAACACACTGGCAGATAATACAGCATCAAATAATGGCTGGAACGGTATCTATCTGGCATCTTCCAGCAACAACACATTGATAAATAACACAGCATCAGGCAACAGCCGTAACGGTATCTATCTTTCATTTTTCAGCAATAATAACGCTGCATTTAGCAATATAGTATCGCATAACACTGCCCAGGGAATACGTTTGTCCTCTTCCGGCAGCAACCTCATTTATAACAATTTCTTCAACAACAGTATAAATGCCCTTATTGATGGAGCATGCAACGATAACGTCTGGAACAGTACCAAAGTTCCAGAAATAAATATTGCCGGTGGTTCCTACCTTGGAGGAAACTGCTGGGCAAACCCTGATAATACTGGTTTCAGCCAGACAAATATCGATGAGGATGAGGACGGAATTTGCGAATCAATTAATGAATTGAATGCTGATAATGCGGATTATCTTCCTCTGGTATTGCCTGATTGGAATCCATGGAATGATCTGGATTCAGCCGGTGGAGATCACATCACAGTAACAGAGTTTTTTGAAGCCTATATTTGCTATCGTGATTCTACACCTGCCCCATACACCGATGCTGAAATTAGTGTCACACGCTTTTTTGAACTGTTCATTGCATATAGGAACGATGCTTCAACATAA
- a CDS encoding cobaltochelatase subunit CobN, which translates to MNKKQKVLLTSTLLVLLIIASMPIAMAASYDFSVSPNNDYVYLGLSEEEGYFEFSYIPYGDYELYLLGKKNSMSWMIGKATVSVVSSEVQNVTINWVVADSNNMTEVNYCWGLVNYFGKLEPVIYPLDPDSPTIKGDLNVPDGFITTVYLVRVNQHPYAPELSSAVDTTNLTAADPLTVKVTGPKPADPNRDSVTYSYDWFVNTGEGYVADEEAGRKDHTTATVRPADTRAGDVWKVQVTATDYYRLQSQTVSEFEFPELEASLVESVKVNTSVKISCITVDDDSTYMVRKAVSALNLTDQGVNISVYGFSRDDTVNMSYIAPENVDLSDSDIIVLLSAAMSSQSAEVEDDLIAIVEETRRDDATIIDLGNYGLGTVNLTEYPFLNSGAKDEEGNTLPNYWEDYYDINTKRMLMYILLNFWNGTNGHVEDPISVPMNGIYHPDMGRPSFEKLEEYMEWYSTDDGTHHVYNQNNTTIGITFMLNTNGDIGDRAVDDLIRRLEARGVNVIPVHCHWMLYMSTSDYFKYEDKWLVDAFIDMGFGAMATSAVYNIEDLEEANVPVINAIEYEGTIEEWENSTTGRSYYFQYQIPIMEIGGEIESIVVSGKKYDEEYDAYVDEPIPAQMEWMVNRTMNWIKLKSTENEDRKVALIYYHNSPGRDSVTTATNLNSPRSIAALLEGMEERGYTLGNNGTPNEKELLELIEHQGRNIGSWAPNELETIVNTNETELMPVDEYLEMFSRLPESCQNEVTEIWGEAPGNLMVYTDENNESYFVFPKITLGNVILTPQPTRGGTNNSTILYHDQTTPPDHHYIAFYLWLQKQYEADVVIHFGQHGTQEWLKGKGVGLSATEDWPAIVIGDMPVVYIYNVGGISEGSIAKRRGNCVIVDHATPAIMDAGLYGNLTNLHDKIHLYEEADKDNESIKYDYRESIIELYDSLGFANNEWAVSVEALTEMTEEEFEAFVVYGEVHTYLHKLASENIWFGLHTLGKNLEGENLTAMVQTMLGSSFKENVAEVYEGDDELLEAANKNNTLNKMLADLLLNDTDPEEILQTHLNVTPRAYSTVAGVTNTDENGSFSFTNLEGGEGVNYTVYALEKLSGNEYLIGEILPEINESENTVCDVEMNYATGQEYNGIMANLSDFGDASLSGHVFYISGMSEEEEVKTLENMTILLLQDDSVVAVDRTDANGNFSFINLPAGTYTLNAYYYWNVPEMKSQFYFVDKEITEHELEEGESEEDYQLQIYSSGTEAEYNELLSLTDNASLSGQAYYTSEGERVNSTALIILGKEAFGYTVKEQKVMDDLETAITYAVNLEACEKEIDSVLDALEGQYISPALGDDPIRSPLVLPTGNNFYAFNPYLIPSEETWNQGVELADEFLKEWKEENDGEYPTKIGFVLWSAETLRHKGVMESEILYLMGVRPVWENGVFSDVEIIPDEELTHPRIDVVVTFTGVYRDTWELQVKMMDRAVAKVSELDESDSTWHNYVKENSDNLYEYLNGTGNYTQEEAKDLSMDRVFGPDIGMYEVGSMGSAMSQSDTWNGNDSMLAELYLSNMAYVYGEDVWGQHEPELFKRVLSGTKAILFSRSGNDGRGSSGVVFDHVTTFYGGLALAIKEIDGEYPEMYIVDLRDTENMETVTFVEYLYTELRSKYNNPTYISGLMGEGYAGAAEIVSMIEALAALDHTTGAVTDDMWQQIYDTYVLDSNGLGLEGWFTTYNPHAIQSVVAYLTEQVRLKEWDASAEVLENLANKYLESKEKYGPCCCFMCCGNVLLDDYANGHATSHQVLDNPSNDISSSSSGGSSTGSAEIVPANNNENQESMSNQSSNANDGGYGTDTSLASTPDNHVEGNIMQSETTANQNSQSASGGMSASGVAILGTVAVLLILTVFYMGFRRN; encoded by the coding sequence ATGAACAAAAAACAAAAGGTATTATTAACGAGCACACTTCTGGTACTGCTGATAATCGCATCTATGCCAATTGCTATGGCTGCATCATACGACTTTTCAGTTAGCCCGAACAATGACTATGTCTATCTGGGTCTATCTGAAGAAGAAGGATACTTTGAATTTTCATATATTCCCTATGGAGATTATGAACTCTATTTACTGGGAAAAAAGAATAGTATGTCCTGGATGATAGGCAAAGCCACGGTGTCGGTAGTGTCATCGGAAGTGCAAAATGTCACAATTAACTGGGTAGTTGCCGATAGTAACAATATGACAGAGGTGAATTATTGTTGGGGACTGGTTAACTATTTTGGAAAACTTGAACCAGTTATATATCCACTTGATCCTGATTCCCCCACAATAAAAGGGGATCTGAACGTTCCTGATGGTTTCATAACAACTGTGTATCTGGTAAGAGTGAATCAGCATCCTTATGCCCCAGAACTTTCTTCCGCCGTGGATACTACAAACCTGACTGCAGCAGATCCCCTTACGGTAAAGGTGACCGGACCAAAACCGGCAGACCCCAATCGTGACAGTGTAACCTACTCCTACGACTGGTTTGTCAATACCGGAGAAGGATATGTCGCTGACGAAGAAGCCGGGCGTAAGGATCATACTACTGCTACAGTTCGTCCAGCGGACACCCGGGCGGGAGACGTCTGGAAGGTACAGGTAACCGCAACAGACTACTACAGATTACAGTCACAGACAGTTTCTGAATTTGAATTCCCGGAACTGGAAGCGTCACTTGTAGAATCCGTGAAGGTAAACACGTCGGTAAAAATTTCATGCATCACCGTGGACGATGACAGTACCTATATGGTCCGGAAGGCAGTGTCTGCGCTTAACCTGACAGACCAGGGAGTAAATATTTCGGTTTACGGCTTCAGTCGGGATGACACGGTAAATATGTCCTATATTGCTCCCGAAAATGTAGACCTTTCAGATAGTGACATAATCGTACTGCTTTCTGCTGCTATGTCATCCCAGTCGGCGGAAGTTGAAGACGACTTGATTGCTATAGTAGAAGAAACAAGAAGAGACGACGCCACTATTATTGATCTTGGTAATTATGGCCTGGGAACCGTCAACCTGACAGAATACCCATTTCTGAATTCTGGCGCGAAGGATGAAGAGGGGAATACATTGCCAAATTACTGGGAAGACTACTATGACATCAACACGAAAAGGATGCTGATGTATATATTGCTTAATTTCTGGAACGGCACGAACGGACACGTCGAAGACCCCATCTCGGTTCCTATGAATGGTATCTATCATCCCGACATGGGCCGCCCATCATTTGAAAAACTTGAGGAATATATGGAATGGTATTCTACAGACGATGGCACTCATCATGTGTACAATCAGAATAATACCACCATAGGAATAACTTTCATGCTGAACACAAACGGGGATATCGGAGACAGGGCTGTTGATGATCTTATCCGGCGGCTGGAGGCCAGGGGAGTTAATGTGATACCTGTTCATTGTCACTGGATGCTCTACATGAGCACTTCCGATTATTTCAAATATGAAGACAAGTGGCTTGTCGACGCCTTCATAGACATGGGATTTGGTGCCATGGCCACCAGTGCGGTGTATAACATCGAAGACCTGGAGGAGGCAAATGTCCCGGTAATCAATGCCATCGAGTATGAAGGGACTATAGAAGAATGGGAAAACAGTACCACAGGCAGGAGTTATTACTTCCAGTACCAGATTCCCATCATGGAAATAGGGGGGGAAATCGAATCCATTGTAGTCAGCGGCAAGAAATATGACGAAGAATACGATGCATATGTGGACGAACCCATTCCTGCCCAGATGGAATGGATGGTCAACCGCACCATGAACTGGATCAAACTTAAAAGTACAGAGAATGAGGATCGCAAAGTCGCCCTGATATACTATCACAACTCTCCGGGAAGAGACTCAGTAACGACAGCTACCAACCTAAATTCCCCTCGCAGTATAGCTGCATTACTGGAAGGAATGGAAGAGCGGGGATACACCCTGGGTAACAACGGTACGCCCAACGAGAAGGAACTTCTGGAACTGATAGAGCACCAGGGACGTAATATCGGCTCATGGGCTCCCAATGAACTGGAAACGATAGTAAACACCAATGAAACGGAGCTCATGCCAGTGGATGAGTACTTAGAAATGTTCTCCCGGCTCCCGGAGAGTTGTCAGAATGAAGTGACAGAGATCTGGGGAGAAGCTCCCGGTAATCTCATGGTGTACACGGATGAAAATAATGAATCATATTTTGTGTTTCCAAAGATCACTTTGGGTAATGTAATACTTACTCCTCAGCCTACCCGTGGAGGTACTAATAATTCCACTATCCTCTATCATGACCAGACCACACCTCCTGACCACCATTACATTGCCTTCTACCTGTGGTTACAAAAGCAGTATGAAGCTGATGTGGTAATCCATTTCGGACAACACGGAACCCAGGAATGGCTCAAGGGCAAAGGAGTGGGCCTTTCGGCTACAGAGGACTGGCCTGCCATAGTAATCGGAGATATGCCGGTGGTCTATATCTATAACGTCGGTGGAATTTCAGAAGGTTCTATTGCAAAAAGGAGAGGCAACTGCGTGATAGTGGACCACGCCACTCCGGCGATAATGGATGCCGGCCTCTACGGAAATCTCACAAACCTGCATGATAAGATACACCTATATGAAGAAGCTGATAAGGACAACGAGTCAATCAAATATGATTACAGGGAATCAATAATAGAATTATATGACTCCCTTGGGTTTGCGAACAACGAGTGGGCAGTGTCCGTGGAAGCACTGACCGAAATGACGGAAGAGGAGTTTGAGGCTTTCGTGGTCTACGGAGAAGTACACACCTACCTGCATAAGTTGGCCTCGGAAAATATATGGTTCGGGCTGCATACTCTGGGAAAAAACCTGGAAGGAGAAAACTTGACAGCAATGGTTCAAACCATGCTGGGAAGTAGTTTTAAGGAGAATGTGGCAGAGGTGTACGAAGGGGACGATGAGCTACTGGAAGCTGCCAATAAGAACAACACGCTGAATAAAATGCTTGCGGACTTGCTGCTGAACGATACGGACCCGGAAGAGATACTGCAAACACATCTGAATGTTACGCCACGTGCCTACAGCACAGTTGCCGGAGTCACTAATACGGACGAAAACGGGTCATTCTCATTCACCAATCTGGAGGGCGGAGAAGGTGTCAACTACACTGTTTATGCATTAGAGAAGCTTTCCGGTAATGAGTACCTGATCGGGGAGATATTGCCGGAAATAAATGAATCCGAGAACACTGTCTGCGATGTGGAAATGAATTATGCAACCGGACAGGAATACAATGGAATAATGGCAAACCTTTCCGACTTTGGGGATGCCAGCCTGTCAGGACATGTATTCTACATATCTGGAATGTCTGAGGAGGAGGAGGTGAAGACTTTGGAAAATATGACCATTTTGCTCCTTCAAGACGATTCTGTGGTGGCAGTTGACAGGACCGATGCCAATGGAAACTTCTCATTTATCAACCTACCCGCCGGAACCTATACACTCAATGCATATTACTATTGGAATGTCCCGGAAATGAAGTCACAGTTCTATTTCGTAGACAAAGAGATAACGGAACATGAACTGGAGGAAGGAGAAAGTGAAGAAGACTACCAGCTCCAGATCTATTCAAGCGGAACTGAAGCCGAATACAATGAATTGCTGTCCCTCACTGACAATGCGTCCCTTTCCGGGCAGGCATACTATACTTCGGAAGGAGAAAGAGTAAATTCCACGGCACTTATCATCCTTGGCAAGGAAGCTTTTGGATACACTGTGAAGGAGCAGAAAGTGATGGATGACCTTGAGACTGCAATTACCTATGCCGTAAATCTGGAGGCATGCGAGAAGGAGATAGATAGCGTTCTGGATGCCCTTGAAGGGCAGTATATCAGCCCGGCTCTCGGGGACGATCCGATACGCAGCCCCTTGGTCCTTCCTACAGGTAATAATTTCTACGCCTTCAATCCATATCTCATCCCCAGCGAGGAAACCTGGAACCAGGGAGTGGAACTTGCAGATGAATTCCTGAAAGAGTGGAAAGAAGAGAACGATGGGGAATATCCCACAAAGATAGGTTTTGTCCTCTGGTCGGCGGAAACCCTTCGGCATAAAGGTGTTATGGAATCCGAGATCCTGTACCTGATGGGAGTACGGCCAGTATGGGAGAATGGTGTTTTTTCAGACGTGGAGATTATTCCGGACGAAGAACTGACCCACCCACGGATTGATGTTGTGGTCACCTTCACAGGAGTATACAGGGATACCTGGGAACTGCAGGTGAAAATGATGGACCGGGCCGTGGCGAAGGTGTCGGAACTGGACGAGTCTGATAGTACCTGGCATAACTATGTGAAGGAGAACTCGGATAATTTGTATGAGTACCTCAATGGAACCGGCAATTATACGCAAGAGGAAGCAAAAGACCTTTCAATGGACCGGGTTTTTGGTCCTGATATAGGAATGTATGAGGTCGGTTCAATGGGCTCTGCAATGTCCCAGAGTGATACATGGAATGGTAACGATAGTATGCTTGCGGAATTGTACCTGAGCAACATGGCCTATGTATATGGCGAGGATGTATGGGGCCAGCACGAACCAGAGTTATTTAAAAGGGTACTCAGTGGCACGAAAGCCATCTTGTTCAGCAGGAGTGGCAATGACGGCCGTGGAAGCAGTGGAGTAGTCTTTGACCACGTCACCACGTTCTACGGAGGACTGGCCCTGGCAATAAAGGAAATCGACGGAGAATATCCTGAAATGTATATTGTCGACCTGAGGGATACGGAAAATATGGAGACAGTAACCTTTGTAGAATACCTTTACACGGAGTTGCGTTCTAAGTACAATAATCCGACGTACATATCAGGCCTGATGGGAGAGGGCTACGCCGGAGCAGCAGAAATAGTAAGCATGATAGAAGCCCTCGCTGCTCTTGATCATACCACGGGAGCCGTTACCGATGATATGTGGCAGCAGATATACGACACCTATGTACTGGATTCAAATGGCCTTGGACTGGAGGGATGGTTTACTACATACAACCCACATGCTATACAGAGTGTAGTAGCCTATTTAACAGAACAAGTGAGGTTGAAGGAATGGGATGCCTCAGCCGAGGTACTCGAGAATCTGGCAAACAAATATCTGGAATCCAAGGAAAAATATGGACCTTGCTGTTGTTTTATGTGTTGTGGAAACGTTCTTTTAGATGACTATGCCAATGGACATGCAACATCACATCAGGTACTGGATAATCCCAGCAACGACATCAGTAGTAGTTCATCTGGAGGCAGTAGTACCGGCAGTGCAGAGATTGTCCCTGCGAACAACAATGAAAACCAGGAAAGTATGAGTAACCAGAGTTCCAATGCAAACGATGGAGGCTACGGTACAGATACTTCGCTTGCATCTACTCCTGACAACCATGTGGAAGGGAATATAATGCAAAGCGAGACTACTGCAAACCAAAACAGCCAGAGTGCATCCGGAGGAATGTCAGCCTCAGGGGTGGCGATACTTGGAACTGTGGCTGTGTTGCTGATTCTCACAGTATTCTACATGGGATTCAGAAGGAACTGA